The DNA window GCATCATATTTAAGCAACGGAATAGTACGTGATGAGCATGGAAAGAATCGAGATCAACCCAAAAAGATGGGAGGAAAACCCGTCATTAAAGGCACGAGGGTTCCAGTTTACTTCATACTTGAACTCTTAGCCAATGGTGGAGTTTCGAAGATATCCTAGAAAACTATCCCCAGTTGACGAGGGAGGACTTAAAGACCCTTCTGAAAAGTTAAAAAGAGAAATCACAGATACCTCTCCTTCACCCAGCGGATGAAGTAGTCCGGGTTCAGCTCTTCTCCAATGGCCTTCTTGAGGAGCTCCTTGGGCGGATAAATGCTTCCCCAGCGGTGTATCCTCTCCCTCAGCCAGGCCTTTATAGGCTCGAACTCGGCTTTAGCGACCTTCTCCTCGAAGTCCGGAATGTCGCGCTTGATGTGGTAGTATATCTGACTCGCGAGGAGCGTTCCTATGCTGTAGGTCGGGAAGTAGCCTATTGTCCCATGTGCCCAGTGGATGTCCTGGAGAATGCCTTCGGTGTAACTCTTCGGCCTTATGCCCAAGAGCCTCTCCATCTCCTCGTTCCAGAGCTCGGGTAAGTCCTTGGCCTTCACTCCCTCGTTGAGCATCATCCTTTCGAGCTTGAAGCGGAGGAGGATGTGGAAGTTGTAGGTTACCACATCTGCTTCAGTCCTTATGAAGTCCGGGCGAACCATGTTGAAGTAGAGGTAGACATCCTCGGGTGTGTAGTTGCCCATAAAGGGCAGGTTCTCCTTCAGGACGGGGTAGATGAGTCCAGCGAACTCCCTCGACCTGCCGATGATGTTCTCCCAGAAGCGACTCTGGCTCTCGTGGATTCCGAGACTTACGCCACCGGCTATGGGGCTGAACATGAACCTCTCGTCCTGCTGGAGCTCGTAGAGGGCATGCCCGAACTCGTGGACGGTGCTCAGTATCGTCCTCCTGAAGTCGTAGCCTTCATAGCGGGTGGTTATCCTGACGTCTCTTATACCGAACTCAGTGGTGAACGGATGAGCGGAGACGTCAAGCCTCGCGCGGGTTCCGAGGGGGAAGCCGAACTTTTCGAGAATCCAGAGGTTTACGCGCTCCATCTGCTCCTTCTCATACTTCTCCTTCTCAAGCGGGTGGCTCTGCGGGACTTTTCCCTCCTCAAGTATCTTCTCAAGGAGTGGCTTGAGCTCCTTCTCAAGCTTCTCGAACATCCTTTCGACTTCCTTAGTCGTTAGTCCCTCCTCGAAGAGGTCGAGTAACGCATCGTAGGGCTCGTCTTCGTAACCGAGGTAGTCAGCGGCGCGCTTTGCCAGATCAATGATTTTGTCAAGCCAGGGCTCGAACTTGGAGTAATCGTCTGTTCTCTTCGCTTCTTCCCAGGCCTTTGTAGCTTGACTCGTTACCTCGCTCATCTCCCTGAGGAACTCGGGTGGGAAAGCCTTGCTT is part of the Thermococcus sp. genome and encodes:
- a CDS encoding carboxypeptidase M32; the protein is MESVFQNETIREILSRYRRIWAINHAQSVLGWDMEVNMPREGILERSVAQGELSVLSQEFLLKPEFVELVEKAKGLELNEYERGVVRVLDRSIRISKAFPPEFLREMSEVTSQATKAWEEAKRTDDYSKFEPWLDKIIDLAKRAADYLGYEDEPYDALLDLFEEGLTTKEVERMFEKLEKELKPLLEKILEEGKVPQSHPLEKEKYEKEQMERVNLWILEKFGFPLGTRARLDVSAHPFTTEFGIRDVRITTRYEGYDFRRTILSTVHEFGHALYELQQDERFMFSPIAGGVSLGIHESQSRFWENIIGRSREFAGLIYPVLKENLPFMGNYTPEDVYLYFNMVRPDFIRTEADVVTYNFHILLRFKLERMMLNEGVKAKDLPELWNEEMERLLGIRPKSYTEGILQDIHWAHGTIGYFPTYSIGTLLASQIYYHIKRDIPDFEEKVAKAEFEPIKAWLRERIHRWGSIYPPKELLKKAIGEELNPDYFIRWVKERYL